In Streptomyces sp. NBC_01231, the sequence CTCCCCGACCCGCACCAGGTGCCGCAGCGCGTCCGTGTGCGGGAGCGCCGCCGCCACCAGGTCCGTGAACTCCGCCTCGAAGACCAGGCCCGCCAGGTCGGCGTCCCGATAGAGATAGACCAACTCCTCTTCCACATAACGGTAGTTGACGTTGACCGGCACGATCCGCGCCTTCAGGCAGCCGAGCACTGTCTGTAGGTACTCGACGCCGTTGTACAGGTGCAGCCCCACGTGCTCGCCGGGGCGCACTCCGCTGTCGAGGAGATGATGGCCGACGCGATTGGCGGCCGCGTCCAGCTCCGCGTACGTCAGACGGCGCTCCGCGCCGGTGCCGGGATGGTCGATGTGCACGAGCGCCTCGCGGTCCGGGACCACGTCGACGACCGACTCGAACAGGTCGGCAAGGTTGTACTCCACCGCTCCTCCTGACCCCGGGCGTGCCTGGCAACGGTCGGTTCGCCGTCATCAGAGCAAAGGGCGCCGCAACTGTGAAGGGTCCGCGTCGAAGAAATCTGACTGAGTGTCAGAAAACCCTTGAAGTGCCCCGGCGCCTCCTGCAACCTGTTCTCGTTCTGTCAGAGGGGAGATGGCCCATGGCTGGGACGGAACACCTCACGGTGCGGCGCGAAGGCGCCACCCTGGTACTCACGCTCAACAGGCCCGACGCCAAGAACGCGCTCTCGCTGTCGATGCTGGTCGGTCTGTACGACGGCTGGATCGAGGCCGACGCCGACGACGAGATCCGCTCGATCGTGCTCACCGGCGCCGGCGGTGCGTTCTGCGCGGGCATGGACCTCAAGGCCCTCGCCGGACAGGGCATGGCGGGCGAGCACCTCCGGGACCGCCTGAAGGCAGACCCAGACCTGCACTGGAAGGCGATGCTGCGCCACCACCGCCCCCGCAAGCCGGTGATCGCCGCCGTCGAGGGGTACTGCGTCGCCGGCGGCACCGAGATCCTCCAGGGCACCGACATCCGGGTCGCGGGCGAGTCCGCGACCTTCGGTCTGTTCGAGGTCAGGCGCGGCCTCTTCCCGATCGGCGGCTCCACGGTCCGGCTGCAACGCCAGATCCCGCGCACCCACGCCCTGGAGATGCTGCTCACCGGCCGCCCCTACAGCGCCCGCGAGGCCGCCGACATCGGCCTGATCGGCCATGTCGTCCCCGACGGCGGCGCGCTCGCCAAGGCGCTGGAGATCGCCGAACAGATCAACGCCTGCGGCCCGCTCGCCGTCGAGGCCGTCAAGGCCTCGGTGTACGAGACCGCGGAACTGACCGAGGCCGACGGACTCGCCGCCGAACTCGAGCGCGGCTGGCCCGTCTTCGACACCGCCGACGCCAAGGAGGGCGCCCGCGCCTTCGCGGAGAAGCGACCGCCCGAGTACAAGCGCGCCTGACCCTGCCCGGACCGCGCCCGACCCTCCCTCGGAAGGAGACATCCGGGATGCCCGAAGTCCTCCAAGCCCCGCTCGTCGTCGAGTTCCCGTTCACCCGCTCCCTCGGCCCCGTCCAGAGCGCCTTCCTGACCGGCCTGCGCGAACGTGTCGTCCTCGGCGTACGCACCGGCGACGGTCGCGTTCTCGTACCGCCCGTCGAGTACGACCCCGTCACCGCCGAGGAGATCGGCGGCCTGGTCGAGGTGGCCCAAACCGGCACCGTCACCACCTGGGCCTGGAACCACGCCCCCCGCCGCGGCCAGCCGCTGGCCACCCCGTTCGCCTGGGCCCTGGTACGCCTCGACGGCGCCGACACCGCCCTCCTGCACGCTCTCGACGCCCCCGGGCCGGACGCCGTGCACACCGGCATGCGGGTCCGGATCCGCTGGGCCGACGAACGCTCCGGCGCCATCACGGACATCGCCTGCTTCGAGCCGTACGATGGTGCCGACCAGCCCGAACCCGCCGGGCACAGCGGCGAGTTCGAGAACCCGGTCACCGGCATCGTCGCCGCCGCCCGCCTCGACTACACCTACTCGCCCGGCCGCGCCCAGTCCGCCTACATCCACGCACTGGGCGACCGGCGCATGGTCGGCGAGCGCTGCCCGTCCTGCACCAAGGTGTACGTACCGCCGAGGGGCGCCTGCCCCACATGTGGTGTCGCCACATCCGAACAGGTCGAGGTGGGTCCGGGCGGCACGGTGACCACGTACTGCATCGTCAACATCAAGGCTGCGCATACGGCGAATCTCGACATCGAGGTGCCGTACGTCTACGCCCACATCGCCCTCGACGGTGCCGACCTCGCCCTGCACGGCCGGATCGGCGGCATTCCCTACGACCAGGTGCGCATGGGCCTGCGCGTCGAAGCCGTGTGGACGGACGACTCCCGCTACCCCGACCACTACCGGCCGAACGGCGAACCCGACGCGGACTACGACACCTACAGGGAGCTGTTGTGACGCGAGAGATTGCGGTCGTCGCCTTCGCGCAGACCGACCACCGACGCACCTCGCACGACCTCTCCGAGGTCGAGATGCTGATGCCGGTGCTGCACGACGTCCTCGCCCAGACCGGCCTGAAGACCGCCGACATCGGCTTCACCTGCTCCGGCTCCAGCGACTACCTCGCCGGGCGCGCCTTCTCCTTCACCCTCGCCCTCGACGGCGTCGGAGCCTGGCCGCCGATCTCCGAGTCGCACGTCGAGATGGACGGCGCCTGGGCCCTGTACGAGGCGTGGACCAAGCTGCTGACCGGCGACGCCGACACCGCGCTCGTGTACAGCTACGGCAAGTCGTCGCCCGGATCCGTGCGTGACGTGCTGACCCGGCAGCTCGACCCGTACTACGTGGCCCCGCTGTGGCCCGACTCCGTCGCGCTCGCCGCCCTCCAGGCACAGGCGCTCATCGACGCGGGCGACACGGACGAGCCCGAGCTGGCGGCCGTCGCCGCCCGAAGCCGGGAAGACGCGTCGGCCAACCCCCACGCTCAGCTGCGCGGTGCGGTGGAGCAGGGGGAGTACGTCGTACGTCCCCTGCGCACCGGCGACTGCCCGCCCATCGGCGACGGCGCCGCCGCCGTGATCCTCGCGGCCGGGGACCGCGCCCGGGAACTGTGCGCACGGCCCGCCTGGATCCGAGGCATCGACCACCGCATCGAGGCGCACAGCCTGGGGGTCCGGGACCTGACCGACTCGCCCTCCACCCGCCTGGCCGCCGAGAAGGCCGGCGCCTTCGACAGGCCCGTCGACACGGCCGAGCTGCACGCGCCCTTCACCTCGCAGGAGGTCGTGCTGCGCAAGGCGCTCCGGCTGCGCGACGACGTGCGCGTGAACCCGTCCGGAGGCGCGCTCGCGGCCCATTCCGTCATGGCGGCCGGACTCGTCCGGATCGGCGAGGCCGCCGCCCGCGTCCACCGCGGCGAGTCCGACCGCGCCCTCGCTCACGCCACCTCCGGCCCGTGTCTGCAACAGAACCTGGTCGCCGTACTCGAAGGGGATCCGCGATGAGCAAGGAGCCCGTGGCCGTCGTAGGCATCGGCCAGACCAAGCACGTCGCGGCGCGCCGGGACGTGTCGATCGCGGGGCTGGTCCGGGAGGCCGCCCGGCGCGCCCTCGACGACGCCGAGCTGACGTGGGCGGACGTCGACGCCGTCGTCATCGGCAAGGCGCCCGACTTCTTCGAGGGCGTCATGATGCCGGAGCTCTACCTCGCCGACGCCCTGGGCGCCGTGGGCAAGCCGATGCTGCGGGTGCACACCGCGGGGTCCGTCGGCGGGTCCACCGCGCTGGTCGCCGCGGGTCTGGTCGCGGCCCGCGTCCACGGCACCGTGCTCACCCTCGCCTTCGAGAAGCAGTCCGAGTCGAACGCCATGTGGGGGCTGTCCCTGCCGATCCCCTTCCAGCAGCCCCTGCTCGCCGGGGCCGGCGGCTTCTTCGCCCCGCATGTGCGCGCGTACATGCGACGAAGCGGCGCGCCGGAGACGGTCGGTTCCCTCGTCGCGTTCAAGGACCGGCGCAACGCGCTGAAGAACCCCTACGCGCACCTCCACGAGCACGACGTCACCCTGGAGAAGGTCCAGGCCTCGCCCATGCTCTGGGATCCCATCCGCTACTCGGAGACCTGCCCCTCCTCCGACGGCGCCTGCGCGATGATCCTCACCGACCGCGCCGGAGCCGCCCGCGCGCCCCGGCCCCCGGCCTGGATGCACGGCGGGGCGATGCGCAGCGAACCCACCCTCTTCGCCGGCAAGGACGCCGTGTCGCCGCAGGCCGGCAAGGACTGCGCGGCCGATGTCTACCGGCAGGCCGGGATCGCCGACCCGCGCCGGGAGATCGACGCCGTCGAGATGTACGTACCGTTCTCCTGGTACGAGCCCATGTGGCTGGAGAACCTCGGCTTCGCCGACGAGGGCGAGGGCTGGAAACTCACCGAGTCCGGGGTGACCGAGCTCGACGGGGACCTGCCCGTCGACATGTCGGGCGGTGTCCTGTCGACCAATCCCATCGGCGCCTCCGGCATGATCCGCTTCGCCGAGGCGGCACTCCAGGTGCGCGGACAGGCCGGGGAACACCAGGTGGAAGGGGCGCGCAGGGTGCTCGGGCACGCCTACGGCGGCGGATCCCAGTTCTTCTCGATGTGGCTTGTGGGGTCGCGGCCACCCGACTCCTGAAAGGTCCCCCTCACGTGGCCTGTTGGCGTCCGGAACCGATCGCTAGGCTGGCCGCGGACGACGCAATCGGGAGGAGCAGGGACGTGGCCGAGACCACCATCCAGCAGCAGCCGCTCATGGGCTGGGACAAGCCCGAGCTGGACCTCAGCAACGCCGAATGGCACTCCAGCAGCCGTGGCCTGGGGGATGTCCAGATCGCCTTTGTCGAGGGATTCATCGCGATGCGCAACAGCGGCCGCGCGGAGAGCCCTTCCCTGATCTTCACACCCGCGGAGTGGGGCGCGTTCGTATCGGGAGCGCGGGAAGGAGAGTTCGACCTCACCTGATCGCCGGATTGACCGCCGGGCCGACCCGCCAGACCGACGCTCCTGCGCCGATCCGGCGGACGGACCCGTCGGTGTTCCCCGCGTTTTTGACGGACACGCGACCTTCAGCGCTCTCCTGGGGCCCCTGCCTGAGCAAGGCTGACCCCAGGGAACGCGAGGTCGTACATCCGGAAGCGAGGAACCCATGGACACCCTGCCGGTGATCGCGGCGGTCGACGGTTCGGACGACAGCCTGCGCGCCCTGGACTGGGCACTCGACGCCGCCCGCCGACACGAGGCGACCCTGCGGATGGTCCATGTACGGCAGTACGCCGCGTGGGCACGGCCGGACGTCCTGATCGCCGGACCGCCCGACGCGGACGACGACCCGGTGCTCGACCAGGTGCGCAGGTATCTGGAGGGCAGGTGTCCGGGGGGCAGGGCCGACCGGCCGGAGACCGAGTACCTCGCCCTGGAGGGCGCCTCCGCCGTCCTGCTGCCCGAGCTGGGCTCCACGGCACGGCTGTTGGTGCTCGGGTCCCGGGGCCGCGGCGGCTTCGCCAGTCTGCTGCTCGGCTCCAACGGCATGGCCGCCGCGCGGGACGCCGAATGCCCCGTCGTCGTGGTGCCCCGCCCTGGACGCGAGGTGCACGGCGAGACGCCCCACGAACCAGGTCCGCGGGTGGTCGTCGGCCTCCAGGTCGACAGCCCCGACGAGGCCACCCTCGCGTTCGCCTTCACCGAGGCCGCGCTGCGCGACGCGCGCCTGCAGGTCGTGGCCGCCTATGCCTGGCCGGCGCAGACCTGGGCGGCCCCCGGCGACCTCGTCCCGCCGACGATCGACCAGGCCGCCGTCGAGAACGAGACCCGCACCCTCGCCGAGGGCTTCCTCGCCCCGCACCGGGCCCGGCACCCCGAGGTGCGGGCCGAGCCGTACGTGGCCCCGGGCGACGCGGCCGGACACCTCGTCGCCGCCTCGAAGAACGCCGACCTGGTCGTCGTGGGCCGCCACCGGCGGCGCCTGCTGGCACCCGCCCGCATGCTGGGCTCCGTCACCCACGCCGTCCTGCTGCACGCGGCGAGCCCGGTCGCCGTCGTCCTGCCGGCGCCCCCGGAGATCTGAGCCGCCCCGCACCGGACGCCACCGCGACGTACGGCACCGGGTCGTACAGGGTGGCGGCGACCTCACCGCGGCGCTCGCGCACGCCGCGGTCGCTTTCCTCGCCGGACCGAACCGGATCGGACCGACCGGACCACCGACGCCCGCGCGCCCGCCACGCGCCGCGCTGTGTGCGGTACTTCATCAAGCGGCACCCACGCCAGGAGTGGTGCCAACCGTCCTGCGACGACCGGGCCCAGGAGCCGGCCGTCACGAACGTCATCGGACCGGAGTCCAGGCCCGCCCACACGCCACGGACCGCTCTCGGCCACGTACCATGGCGGCATGTCGTTCCTCCGCCGCCGCAGCGCCACTCCCGCAGGGCCTGACTTCGACGTCCTGGCCATGGACCCGAGCGACTGGCCCGGCAATCTGAACGCCGGTCTGTTGCCCGCCCCCGACGGCAGCTGCCAGGGCCTGTACCTGCGGTACGACCTGTTCGGAGGCCGCGGCCCGGCGATGATCATCGGCAATCTGCCGGAGGGCTCCCCGGCCCGGGACATCGCCGACGACGAGATCCCCTTCGAGGTGGGACAGCTGTTGCTGGCCCTGGAGAACGACGAGGAGGTGAGCGTCGTCAGCACCGAGGACATGCCGGTGATGCAGGGCGACAACCTCCTGATCGTGCGTCGCCTGAAGCTCTCCGAGAGCCGGATCTCCTGCGTGCAGTTCGACCGCAGCGACAACGTCCTGGTGACCATCGCCTCGTGGGACCGTCCCATCACCGACGACCTGTACGCCCTGCTGAAGCCGCTCCCGGCGGAACTTTTCCAGCAGGGCTGAGGAGGCGGCGGCTACCCGGCCGACGGCACCACCCGTACGTCGGCGGCCCGCACGAACGCCACCCGGTGACCGAACTGGATCTCGTAGTACGAGTCCTCACCGATCACGACCTTGTGCGAGTCGGGGCTGAAGGTGACCGCGTAGAGGTACTCGCCCGGCAGCCTGTCCCCGACCACGTACCGCTGCCCCGCCGGCAGCCGGTACGGCAGCGGCGACACCGCCTGGGCGGGCACTCCCGGCGGATAGGCCGCGGTCTCCGGGTAGGCCCGGCCGTAGACCGGGACACTCTCCAGACCGGCCCTCGGCGTCACCACACGACCCCTCGCGTTCACCGCGGTCGGGTACTTCTTCGGGTTCTTGAACCAGGCCTTCTGGCCCAGGTACCAGATCGCCGTCCAGTCCCCGTGGCGGTCGGCGACCGCGTACTGCTGGCCGGTGGAGACACGTGAGGACACGTCGTTCACCCCGGGCGTGGGGGCTGTGCCCAGACCGACGTCCTTGATCAGCGGGGAGTTCTCGTCGTGGTCGGAGTACAGCCGGACCTCGCTGGAACCGTGGGGCGCGCAGGGCGTGCCCTGGGTGACGCAGCCCGTGTACTCCGGCTTGTTCTCCGCGTAGTCGGGGCGGATGGTGACCAGCCCGGCGCGCGTGCCCGCACTGGGCTCGAAGGGGCGCCCGAGCAGCTCGAAGTAATGGCGCCAGTCCCAGTACGGGCCCGGATCGGTGTGCATGTCGGCGATGATCGGCGTGGTCGGGCCGGGCACGTTGTCGTGGCCCAGGATGTGCTGCCGGTCCAGCGGGATGTCGTACTTCCTGGCCAGGTACGTCACCAGTCGCGCCGACGAGCGGTACATCGCCTCCGTGTACCAGGCGTCCGGCTCCGCCAGGAAGCCCTCGTGCTCCAGTCCGATCGACTTGGCGTTGACGTACCAGTTGCCCGCGTGCCAGGCCACATCCTTCGCCTTCACGTGCTGGGCGATGTGACCGTCCGTGGACCGCAGCGAGTAGTTCCACGACACATAGGTCGGGTCCCGCACCAGGTCGAGAACCGTGTCCCAGGTGCCCTCGGTGTCGTGGACGACGATGTAGTCGATGCTCTGGGAGGTCGGCCGGTCGCCCAGGTCGTGGTTGCCGTAGTCGCCGTCGCCGAACTCCTCGTAGGGAGCGGGGATCCACTCGCAGGCCACCGTCCTCGGGCACTCCGTGCCGCGCGGGTCGAGTGTCCGCAGCCCCGTCCGCTCGAGCTGCTCGGTGTCGGGAACCAGGTCGGGCTGGGCGGCCAGGGCGATCCGCCGGCCGGTGTCGGTGGTGCGCTCCTCGCCGGTGCGCAGTACGTCGTACACGTCGTCGGCGTACGCGGCGGCCGTCGCGCTGTCGTCCGCGCCGGAGAACCGGGCCACGGCCCCGTACCAGTCCGCCGGATCCTCGCTCAGGGGTTCGCCCAGATCCTTCTGGGCCGCGGCGAGGAGCGCGGCACCGCCGGCAACGTTCGAGGCGGGGTCGGTCCGCAGCCGCTCGGCGCTGAGACCTGTCAGATCCGCCGCCCTCGCCAGGGTCCTGAGCCGGGCCGGGAGCGCGGAGTCCTCGGGGATCTCGGTCTCCGGGATCTTGGTCTCGGGACGCAGCGGCGGGCGGGCGCCGTCGCCCCGTGCGTCCTCAAGGCCGTCGCTGTGGTGTGCCGGGGCGCCGGCGAGGGCGGCGCGGGCGTCGGTGAGGTGCATCGGGCCGTAGCCGCCGGTGACACTCGGCGCCCCGGCGTGCGTGTCCCAGCGGGACTGGAGGTAGGAGACGCCGAGGAGGACGCTCCGCGGCACCTGGTACTCGGCGGCCGCCAGGGCGAAGGCCGACCGGAGAGGGTTCGTGGTGCTCTGCGCCTCGGAGGGGGCCGCGCCGAGCAACGGCAGGAGCAGCGCGGCGGAGCCCAGCGCGCCGGCCGTTCTTCGGACGGCCTTGTGTCCGGCGGTCCTGCGGGGGGCGGTGACGGATCCTCGCAATGCAGCCTCCTGGGACGGACGAGCGATGAACCGCACGGGGCCCGGGTGTGCGTCAGTGGTACCCGGTTCCCGACGATCCGTCAATCATGCCCAGGGGCTGGTGATTTCCCATGTCAACCCGGCCACGGGAGTTTCGTGGCGGAGGCCCGCCGGCCTGCCGGGCGTCAGTGGTGTACACAGATGCCCGTGAACCTCGCCCGTCGGCCGGTTCCGGACATACGAGATCCGCGGCACGCCGCTGTGTCGGGCGTACCGCGGATCCTCGTCCCCGTCAGCGAGTACCGACCGCCGCGCGCACGGCCCGGCGGGCCAGCTGGCAGTCGTCGTGCAGCCGCCTCAGCAGCAGCCGCTGTTCCTCGCCGGACGGCGCGGCACCCGGGTGGGCTCCCGGTGCCGTCGGGGTCGTGTCGTGCATCGAACGCTGCACGGCCATCTCGTAGGTACGGATCTCACGGGTCAGTACCAGCATCAGGTTCACCAGGAACGCGTCCCGCGAAGCCGGGCCCGCCGACTGGGCCAGCTGGCTGATCTGCCGCCTGGCCACCGGGGCGTCCCCGAGCACCGACCACAGCGTGGCCAGGTCGTACCCCGGCAGATACCAGCCCGCGTGCTCCCAGTCCACCAGCACTGGACCGGCCGGGGACAGGAGGATGTTGGACAGGAGCGCGTCGCCGTGACAGAACTGGCCCATGCCCTGGCGGCCGGCGGTCGCCGCGATGCCGTGCAGCAGTTTCTGCAGGTCACCCAGATCCCGGTCGGTGAGCAGCCCCAGCTCGTGGTACCGGTTGATCCGGGTCGCGTAGTCGAGCGGGGCGTCGAAGGTGCCCGTCGGCGGACGCCAGGAGTTGAGCCGACAGACCGCGCCGAGCGCTGCTCTGATGTCCGCGCGGGGCGGGGCTTCGGCGGGATGCCGGTGCAGTGCCGCCACTCGTCCGGGCATCCGTTCGATGACGAGGGTGCAGTTGTCCGGGTCCGCGGCGATCAGCCTCGGCACCCGCACCGGGGGGCGGTGCCGGACGAACGAGCGGTATGCGGCTATCTCGTGGCGGATCCGCTCGGCCCACACGGGGGAGTGGTCCAGTAAACACTTGGCGACGGCGGTGCTGCGTCCTGTCGTGCCGACCAGGAGAACGGAGCGTCCGCTGCGGCGCAACACCTGCACCGGGGCGAACTCCGGGCAGATCCGGTGCACCGACGCGATCGCCGTGCGCAGCTGGGCGCCCTGGGGGCCGGACAAGTCGAGTCTCCCGCTGAGCGGTTGGGTGCCGACCCCCGGAACGCGCCGCGTCCTTCCCGCACCGAGTACGGGGGCCGTCGGACGTGCGGGGTCGAGATAGGGGCCGCCACCCGCAGGCCGGGGATGCAGCGACCGGGGTGGGGCGGACACGGAGGACGATGCTGCGTACATGGGGGAAACAGATCCCTTCGTGTGCCTGCGACGACAGTGCGCGCCCGGCCCGGTCGCCCCGGGTACACCCTGGGGAGTGCATCCGTGGTGCAAGGAAGGCGACCGGGTCGGGGTGGCGCATTCCTACCTGACACCCGATGCCCACTGGCACACCATCTGGCGCACCCTGGCGAACCGTGGCGAATAGTCGCCCGGCAACTCTCACCGGGCTACTGTCAACTCAGCCGAGTACCTGGGGGCTTGACGTGAGCGGACAACCCAACACCCGCCTGTCGGACCTGTTCGGCCTGGCCGGCTGGTCCAAGGGCGAACTCGCGAGGCTGGTCAACAAGCAGGCGGCGGCCATGGGCCACCCCCAGCTGTCGACCGACACCTCACGGGTGCGGCGGTGGATCGACATGGGAGAGATCCCGCGCGATCCGGTGCCGCGGGTGTTGGCGGTCCTGTTCACCGAGCGTCTCGGCCGTGTCGTGACCATCGAGGACCTCGGTCTGGCCCGGCACGGGCGTGCGGGAAAACGGCAGGGCGACGGGAATGAGGAACATCCCGACGGAGTGCCGTGGGCGCCCGAGCGGACTGCTGCGGTCCTCACCGAATTCACGGGAATGGACCTCATGCTCAACCGACGCGGCTTGGTGGGCGCGGGCGCCGCGCTCGCCGCGGGATCCGCACTCAGCAGTGCCATGTACGACTGGCTGCACACCGATCCGGCTCTGACCGCCGACGCTCCCCAGTTCGACGACCCCCTGCACGCCGACCAAGCCGGGTTCGACCGCTACGAGGCCGCACCCATCGGATCACAGGAGATCGAGGAACTGGAGCGCTCGGTCGAGGTGTTCCGGGCCTGGGACGCGGCCCGCGGCGGCGGCTTGCAACGCAAGGCAGTCGTGGGCCAGCTCAACGAGGTGGGCGGAATGCTCGCCTACCGGCACCCCGACCATCTCCAGCGGCGCCTGTGGGGCGTCGCCGCCAATCTGGCCGTCCTCGCGGGCTGGATGTCGCACGACGTCGGCCTGGAGCCCACGGCCCAGAAGTACTTCGTCATCGCCGCCCATGCCGCGAGAGAGGGCGGCGACCGGCCCCGCGCCGGGGAGGCGCTCTCCCGAGCGGCTCGCCAGATGGTGCACCTGGGCCGGCCCGACGACGCGCTCGACCTGATGAAGCTCGCCCAGTCCGGCTCCGGCGACGAGGTGCTGCCGCGGACCAGGGCGATGCTCTACACCATCGAGGCCTGGGCCCAGGCGTCCATGGGCAAGGGCCAGGCGATGCGCCGCACCCTCGGACAGGCGGAGGACCTCTTCGTCTCCGACCGGGGCGACGTGCCGCCGCCGAGCTGGATGCAGACCTTCAAGGAGGAGGACCTGTACGGCATGCAGGCCCTGGCCTACCGCACGCTGGCCGAGCACGATCCGGGCGCGGCCGTGCACGCCCAGCACTACGCGGAGAAGGCGCTGGCTCTCAGGGTCGACGGTCGCCAACGGTCGAAGATCTTCGACTTCCTGTCCATGGCCTCCGCCTGCTTCATCGGCGACGACCCCGAGCAGGCGGACCGGTACGCACGGCTCGCCCTGGTGTCGATGGGCTCCAACTCCTCCCACCGCACCTGGGACCGACTGCGCCAGATGTACCGGCTCACCGCCGAGTACTCCAGCTATCCGAGGATCAACGAACTGCGGGAGGAGATCAGGCAGGCCCTGCCCAGGCCCAAGGGCAGGGGCGGCAACACCGCACCGGCGTAGGGGCGGTGGCGTCCCGATCCCGTCGGGTGGTGGTTACCGACATCACGTTGGCGAGGCGGTGGTCAGGACGTCACCTCGGCGCGGGGGAGCTCAGCACATCACCTTGGCGACGAGCACGCAGGCGTCGTCCTCGCGCTCGTCCTCGCCGAACTCCTCCACGACCATCCGCACGCAGTCCTGAGCGGTGCGCGCCTCGTCCAAGCGCGGGGCCAGGTCGAGAAGACGGTTCGCGGCCGTCCCTCTCCCGTTCTCGGCGTCGCTCGGGTGGTGGGACTCCCATCGAC encodes:
- a CDS encoding crotonase/enoyl-CoA hydratase family protein, whose protein sequence is MAGTEHLTVRREGATLVLTLNRPDAKNALSLSMLVGLYDGWIEADADDEIRSIVLTGAGGAFCAGMDLKALAGQGMAGEHLRDRLKADPDLHWKAMLRHHRPRKPVIAAVEGYCVAGGTEILQGTDIRVAGESATFGLFEVRRGLFPIGGSTVRLQRQIPRTHALEMLLTGRPYSAREAADIGLIGHVVPDGGALAKALEIAEQINACGPLAVEAVKASVYETAELTEADGLAAELERGWPVFDTADAKEGARAFAEKRPPEYKRA
- a CDS encoding N-acetylmuramoyl-L-alanine amidase; this translates as MRGSVTAPRRTAGHKAVRRTAGALGSAALLLPLLGAAPSEAQSTTNPLRSAFALAAAEYQVPRSVLLGVSYLQSRWDTHAGAPSVTGGYGPMHLTDARAALAGAPAHHSDGLEDARGDGARPPLRPETKIPETEIPEDSALPARLRTLARAADLTGLSAERLRTDPASNVAGGAALLAAAQKDLGEPLSEDPADWYGAVARFSGADDSATAAAYADDVYDVLRTGEERTTDTGRRIALAAQPDLVPDTEQLERTGLRTLDPRGTECPRTVACEWIPAPYEEFGDGDYGNHDLGDRPTSQSIDYIVVHDTEGTWDTVLDLVRDPTYVSWNYSLRSTDGHIAQHVKAKDVAWHAGNWYVNAKSIGLEHEGFLAEPDAWYTEAMYRSSARLVTYLARKYDIPLDRQHILGHDNVPGPTTPIIADMHTDPGPYWDWRHYFELLGRPFEPSAGTRAGLVTIRPDYAENKPEYTGCVTQGTPCAPHGSSEVRLYSDHDENSPLIKDVGLGTAPTPGVNDVSSRVSTGQQYAVADRHGDWTAIWYLGQKAWFKNPKKYPTAVNARGRVVTPRAGLESVPVYGRAYPETAAYPPGVPAQAVSPLPYRLPAGQRYVVGDRLPGEYLYAVTFSPDSHKVVIGEDSYYEIQFGHRVAFVRAADVRVVPSAG
- a CDS encoding OB-fold domain-containing protein, giving the protein MPEVLQAPLVVEFPFTRSLGPVQSAFLTGLRERVVLGVRTGDGRVLVPPVEYDPVTAEEIGGLVEVAQTGTVTTWAWNHAPRRGQPLATPFAWALVRLDGADTALLHALDAPGPDAVHTGMRVRIRWADERSGAITDIACFEPYDGADQPEPAGHSGEFENPVTGIVAAARLDYTYSPGRAQSAYIHALGDRRMVGERCPSCTKVYVPPRGACPTCGVATSEQVEVGPGGTVTTYCIVNIKAAHTANLDIEVPYVYAHIALDGADLALHGRIGGIPYDQVRMGLRVEAVWTDDSRYPDHYRPNGEPDADYDTYRELL
- a CDS encoding DUF397 domain-containing protein, with protein sequence MAETTIQQQPLMGWDKPELDLSNAEWHSSSRGLGDVQIAFVEGFIAMRNSGRAESPSLIFTPAEWGAFVSGAREGEFDLT
- a CDS encoding thiolase domain-containing protein, which codes for MTREIAVVAFAQTDHRRTSHDLSEVEMLMPVLHDVLAQTGLKTADIGFTCSGSSDYLAGRAFSFTLALDGVGAWPPISESHVEMDGAWALYEAWTKLLTGDADTALVYSYGKSSPGSVRDVLTRQLDPYYVAPLWPDSVALAALQAQALIDAGDTDEPELAAVAARSREDASANPHAQLRGAVEQGEYVVRPLRTGDCPPIGDGAAAVILAAGDRARELCARPAWIRGIDHRIEAHSLGVRDLTDSPSTRLAAEKAGAFDRPVDTAELHAPFTSQEVVLRKALRLRDDVRVNPSGGALAAHSVMAAGLVRIGEAAARVHRGESDRALAHATSGPCLQQNLVAVLEGDPR
- a CDS encoding aminoglycoside phosphotransferase family protein, translating into MYAASSSVSAPPRSLHPRPAGGGPYLDPARPTAPVLGAGRTRRVPGVGTQPLSGRLDLSGPQGAQLRTAIASVHRICPEFAPVQVLRRSGRSVLLVGTTGRSTAVAKCLLDHSPVWAERIRHEIAAYRSFVRHRPPVRVPRLIAADPDNCTLVIERMPGRVAALHRHPAEAPPRADIRAALGAVCRLNSWRPPTGTFDAPLDYATRINRYHELGLLTDRDLGDLQKLLHGIAATAGRQGMGQFCHGDALLSNILLSPAGPVLVDWEHAGWYLPGYDLATLWSVLGDAPVARRQISQLAQSAGPASRDAFLVNLMLVLTREIRTYEMAVQRSMHDTTPTAPGAHPGAAPSGEEQRLLLRRLHDDCQLARRAVRAAVGTR
- a CDS encoding thiolase domain-containing protein, with amino-acid sequence MSKEPVAVVGIGQTKHVAARRDVSIAGLVREAARRALDDAELTWADVDAVVIGKAPDFFEGVMMPELYLADALGAVGKPMLRVHTAGSVGGSTALVAAGLVAARVHGTVLTLAFEKQSESNAMWGLSLPIPFQQPLLAGAGGFFAPHVRAYMRRSGAPETVGSLVAFKDRRNALKNPYAHLHEHDVTLEKVQASPMLWDPIRYSETCPSSDGACAMILTDRAGAARAPRPPAWMHGGAMRSEPTLFAGKDAVSPQAGKDCAADVYRQAGIADPRREIDAVEMYVPFSWYEPMWLENLGFADEGEGWKLTESGVTELDGDLPVDMSGGVLSTNPIGASGMIRFAEAALQVRGQAGEHQVEGARRVLGHAYGGGSQFFSMWLVGSRPPDS
- a CDS encoding universal stress protein, which translates into the protein MDTLPVIAAVDGSDDSLRALDWALDAARRHEATLRMVHVRQYAAWARPDVLIAGPPDADDDPVLDQVRRYLEGRCPGGRADRPETEYLALEGASAVLLPELGSTARLLVLGSRGRGGFASLLLGSNGMAAARDAECPVVVVPRPGREVHGETPHEPGPRVVVGLQVDSPDEATLAFAFTEAALRDARLQVVAAYAWPAQTWAAPGDLVPPTIDQAAVENETRTLAEGFLAPHRARHPEVRAEPYVAPGDAAGHLVAASKNADLVVVGRHRRRLLAPARMLGSVTHAVLLHAASPVAVVLPAPPEI